One stretch of Pradoshia sp. D12 DNA includes these proteins:
- a CDS encoding NupC/NupG family nucleoside CNT transporter, producing MSIILGILGIALLIGISYLFSNDKKNINFKAVAIMIGFQLVLTFLLLGTTVGLKVVDAVAGAFNKLLSYSQEGIEFVIGGWIPEGGSPFFVNVLMPVIFTSALLSVLTHYKILPYIIKYIGGLISKITGLPQVESFNAVNSIFFGQSEAILAIKSQIGKLNSNRLFIVSTSAMASVSAALIASYMTMLPAKFVLIAIFLNMFSALIITSIMTPVKATKEDTEIDINDMVQTKNVFEAIGAGALDGGKVVVIVAVMLVAYLAILGLLNGIVGGIVGVDLTTIVGYLLSPIAFIMGIPASEMITAGSVMGTKLLANEFAAILQFQPLMADMSEKAVAVISTFLISFANFSSIGIISGSIQAINGAKAKEVSAFGFKLFIVATMASILSATIVGLFI from the coding sequence ATGAGCATTATTCTCGGTATTCTCGGAATCGCATTGCTAATAGGAATTTCCTATTTATTTTCCAATGATAAAAAGAATATCAATTTTAAAGCTGTTGCCATCATGATTGGCTTCCAGTTAGTTCTAACTTTCTTATTACTAGGTACAACTGTCGGTTTAAAGGTAGTTGATGCAGTGGCTGGAGCGTTCAATAAATTATTAAGTTACTCCCAGGAAGGTATCGAATTCGTAATTGGTGGATGGATTCCTGAAGGAGGTTCTCCATTCTTTGTAAATGTCTTAATGCCTGTTATTTTTACATCTGCATTATTATCTGTACTTACACATTACAAAATTCTTCCTTATATTATCAAATATATTGGCGGACTTATTTCAAAAATCACTGGTTTACCTCAAGTAGAAAGCTTCAATGCTGTTAACTCTATATTTTTCGGTCAATCAGAAGCAATTCTTGCAATTAAAAGTCAAATTGGTAAGCTAAATTCAAACAGACTATTTATTGTTTCAACATCAGCAATGGCAAGCGTATCTGCAGCGTTGATTGCATCCTATATGACAATGCTGCCTGCGAAATTTGTATTAATCGCTATTTTCCTTAATATGTTCAGTGCATTAATCATTACTTCCATCATGACACCAGTTAAAGCAACGAAGGAAGATACTGAAATCGATATTAACGATATGGTTCAAACAAAAAATGTATTTGAAGCCATTGGTGCCGGAGCATTAGACGGTGGAAAAGTAGTCGTAATTGTTGCTGTAATGCTAGTTGCATATTTAGCAATCCTAGGACTTTTAAATGGTATTGTTGGCGGAATTGTTGGAGTTGATTTAACTACAATTGTAGGATATCTCTTATCTCCAATCGCTTTCATTATGGGTATTCCAGCAAGCGAAATGATCACAGCTGGATCTGTAATGGGTACAAAATTGTTAGCAAACGAATTTGCTGCGATTTTACAATTCCAACCTTTAATGGCTGACATGTCTGAGAAAGCAGTTGCTGTTATTTCCACATTCTTAATTTCATTTGCTAACTTCTCTTCTATTGGTATCATTAGCGGATCTATCCAAGCGATCAATGGTGCAAAAGCAAAAGAAGTAAGCGCATTTGGTTTCAAACTATTCATCGTAGCTACAATGGCATCTATCTTGTCTGCTACAATTGTAGGATTATTTATTTAA
- a CDS encoding HAD family hydrolase produces the protein MMENALNHVKEVEVIYNKFINSIEERGHYMIKLIATDMDGTFLDDHNQFPEDFYEVFYKLKKKGIIFGAASGRQYYNLVERFHDIKEQMLFIAENGTYVVYKGEELYSHTLNLEEARKFIKIARTIEGVHIVLCGKKAAYIERSEPEALAEVNKYYARCDLVEDLMLVEDEILKVSLLDFKGAEQNSATFFTSFKKDYQVTIGGYFWMDIMNAGANKGIAIKRVQELLNIHHNETMVFGDYLNDLEMMQSAYYSFAMGNAHDQIKDIARFETKTNNQSGVIETIKEHILIA, from the coding sequence ATGATGGAAAATGCTTTGAATCATGTAAAAGAGGTAGAAGTCATTTATAATAAATTTATAAATAGCATCGAGGAGAGAGGGCATTACATGATTAAATTAATAGCAACAGATATGGACGGCACATTTTTAGATGATCATAACCAATTCCCTGAGGATTTTTATGAAGTTTTTTATAAATTAAAAAAGAAAGGGATTATTTTTGGAGCAGCCAGTGGGCGTCAATATTATAATCTTGTAGAGAGATTTCATGATATAAAAGAACAAATGCTATTTATTGCTGAGAATGGAACATATGTTGTATATAAAGGGGAAGAGTTATATTCTCATACACTAAACCTTGAAGAGGCAAGAAAATTTATAAAAATAGCAAGAACCATTGAGGGAGTACATATCGTCCTTTGTGGGAAAAAAGCAGCCTATATTGAAAGGTCGGAACCAGAGGCACTTGCAGAAGTAAATAAATATTATGCCCGATGTGATTTGGTTGAAGATTTAATGCTTGTAGAAGATGAGATTTTAAAGGTAAGCCTTCTTGATTTCAAGGGGGCTGAGCAAAACAGTGCAACCTTCTTTACTTCATTTAAAAAGGATTATCAAGTGACGATCGGTGGCTATTTTTGGATGGATATTATGAATGCGGGTGCCAATAAAGGCATCGCCATAAAGCGAGTACAAGAGCTTTTAAATATACACCATAATGAAACAATGGTATTCGGTGATTATTTAAATGACCTTGAAATGATGCAAAGTGCTTATTATAGCTTTGCGATGGGAAATGCCCATGATCAAATAAAGGACATAGCCAGATTTGAAACAAAAACAAATAATCAGTCAGGCGTGATCGAAACGATTAAAGAACATATACTGATTGCATAA
- a CDS encoding Crp/Fnr family transcriptional regulator, translating into MQKAEREKFILKYLKKYDMCEIFSGIDLNDIDVVQIKKGQLICSKGDEINDMYFLVEGKVKIYTITPDDKRLILRFQKSLGIIGDIEYIQGTLVLHTIEASTDCLVLKIPFHTIRHTVGNDARFLSFLLDVVTRRFRAKTDAATLNLLYPVEVRLASFLLSTTTDGERPVYHEEAVGSSLKDIADMVGTSYRHLNRIIKTLCNEDIISRSNGKLFVKDLNRLKEIAKNNIYE; encoded by the coding sequence ATGCAAAAAGCTGAAAGAGAGAAGTTCATTTTAAAGTATCTAAAAAAATATGATATGTGCGAGATTTTTTCTGGCATTGATTTAAATGATATTGATGTTGTGCAAATAAAAAAAGGACAGTTGATTTGTTCTAAAGGCGATGAAATCAATGATATGTATTTTCTCGTTGAAGGAAAAGTTAAAATATATACCATAACCCCTGATGATAAACGCTTAATATTGCGGTTCCAAAAATCATTAGGAATTATTGGCGATATTGAATATATACAAGGTACGCTTGTACTTCATACGATTGAAGCTAGTACTGATTGTCTGGTGTTAAAAATACCGTTTCATACCATTAGACATACTGTAGGTAATGACGCAAGGTTTCTGTCATTTTTACTAGACGTGGTTACACGTAGATTTCGTGCTAAAACTGATGCAGCAACATTAAATCTTTTATATCCTGTTGAAGTGAGATTAGCTAGTTTTTTATTATCAACAACTACAGATGGTGAGCGTCCGGTTTATCATGAAGAAGCTGTAGGTTCAAGTTTAAAGGATATTGCGGATATGGTTGGAACAAGCTACCGACATTTAAACCGTATAATAAAAACCCTTTGCAATGAGGATATAATCAGTAGATCGAATGGTAAATTATTTGTTAAGGATCTCAATAGGCTAAAGGAAATAGCAAAAAATAATATTTATGAATAA
- a CDS encoding DUF1657 domain-containing protein gives MMTVKATVRICLANLEGIEASLSILALNTEQKETAADLHQAMLLVGEIVTDIKKRVEILTS, from the coding sequence ATGATGACTGTTAAAGCAACAGTAAGGATATGCCTGGCAAATCTTGAAGGAATTGAAGCTAGTCTATCAATTTTAGCGTTAAATACAGAACAAAAAGAGACTGCTGCGGATTTGCATCAGGCAATGTTGCTTGTTGGAGAGATTGTTACAGATATTAAAAAAAGAGTCGAAATATTAACAAGCTAA